From Hermetia illucens chromosome 6, iHerIll2.2.curated.20191125, whole genome shotgun sequence, one genomic window encodes:
- the LOC119660277 gene encoding zinc finger FYVE domain-containing protein 26 homolog isoform X2 produces MDSIDNLILHLPHETKHLFKKLCISRDYRYDLEDIEEFLGQQLLLNPYPALQIVKYHSTLKQGVLADIVYKSFIKLVEDERIELSEEYFDKFLNFTANFRVEDSRISDVCEALTRRMSSLPSEKRYKIYLSFVARSTRKLFHAYNTVASKESPLTSKAAILSQTIHKKEHFIANLINGTKASPALLDSACAQLITVIKIVRQLSTPNQSCKQNYLISDTTLEKMLPPNDPSLLLHVLYYDFHRMENILDMLRKYVRYELPLNAVSSTQSFLELMLKHTKFTSMNFESARNYVEKNQTCYNKMLNVNSPNAELHVLVAYHALSIICDIYFKTKKDLIYSKTIDEHLSSFAKTIRSIENCNMLSKLLQNVFLLLFLRWESVSELRGSEEPIEDPAFDASRDSTRIGFVCNKHMLEKILNIIRSAINERLSNPEMDEPSSESLLTLRQAIDDAHWRMDFLQKNKSGFPAEIPARIAPHIVPSLFVFHEELLEQRTSDDEPNEELNAASTLPRKKPKLRRRRNSMPPKATSEGYGLTASGSKDSGSGRIPDDRGFIARMLASPADLAKAALGREDIELAKTIIEKFNLKDASLERDISFLQNMRYIKSQLQKAIARYEEQETFLKSKSTIEHIKKVAAIGFETSRITNIIEEFSHANHIVPAPESSAIIEKYSSAFPFLRQYQDDKLQICIILDLILQLNMNHELSSNLWNMSNRLYASEDLFDEFCSQQEVYRGVGALHFFNNIVQCQHLFKSVCKENLGVKQMLRETFFTLRSNCLKSELEKENVFKNLFKKSVTDVNSFASLKAVSKNFEEIKAKTNYFTRFSRYIANTTKLLEIVNTEYSQGTISQILSTNMRRIIGEILFEQHVAPADIEALVFAINLNLIHTIALNVCPVVDHNIRNASEKPKMYEYKEDPICAYVSKYNILLSYILQQISGNNNANPLIESTYFERAMKLPEIRAFANIYNNNLATAALLFDHLDAEQLGRPDCQNEIIPIFKVAQDKFHKCTALTSLKDEAIKLQVQNDINEIKLTENISDLNVRIDIILKNIVKIQDSDLAVSLIKNILLDDCINDVDLDKRNLLERYLKDIHIFSEVAEDFLFRTWSGAYMFGEGSPQLIMKKLIELKKYELCCEWWELHNNTKSLLLKSFYDVFFQSLKLTQQQLNPHLVKIIESFPAEDVVTFFEMYIEKFKNLPVLQYAVDFLVEHGTTDGNNEDDGTKQIDSRILKYQNYRVSVGIFNYMTPDECEQNWNLLSRPLLMIEQLVMNSRFEILSKILTSVRPLLEELTSCKYCSNHSDMIYEIPMNSSITLGNPKNSAFILLNFNLYQSDHAITASCIDTLLQIYATKALDYRINETPSSNDPASLSTEMASLDSLCGAFVMPKEAPTKDNWIKDEDSMQCMCCKRAIFTMLTRRHHCRRCGRVVCHSCSTNRLKIQNLYEDIPVRVCNDCFKQTQAMEAKSTERATTSNTNTEVEKKKKSKENDWQLSGNLTHDKLLREEFSYEYAPSTHLCLSILSFHSNNAEYVNLLLHHCRKFEKLLRPLRLGYPNPEIDYALVAKMLNSLALAAKVRGGPPECDTIRVHSEIIISVVQNGCEALLPVEPLSQLSLRKLGDSMVLAEKWHLALDIYLKCGHSTAGVMAAYGLACLRAGRYETAREQLFHCMTRHCKPRDISDILKFITTEHELDLHSEIDIPTIKRPNRSPPLLDEIIKVIESTSKQAHVPETLARADSIQPAMNIINTISNLKQISQGNYCDKSSRKLDNQASVLRRTQVFEECLFYLLSYGAHVDIVNFLIKHDQTMCALRYFILQNLENEIFIKSIYVRHLKRGRVDNLIRQMIAIDPQLSIWKDAIIQTCRYLETKNLLNSLYHLQILLNDPIRASMTCVKFYSMNCTNFRELQNNSFHLINAQKHLQSELEMCQWENINLNKRRPIKEPSFLMQMDAKTLNCHINTILRQMEVTKFLAKAEQDEKSRRSTRQILRQIGVETTTVPTLFDSLQERIQICILVLLCGNNIEEGFGLAYRIIQDYNLPSAKIYATSAKYLASNNRLNDVKSLISCIKSNNGTDQTEYDKIISLCIHAANNTHLPEVRSVLDDLIKMISDVSTKISCHIYVGQLKSAYLLAVQHDRLNDIMKILSQAEATNQIHIVRLCEKKLNINQR; encoded by the exons ATGGACAGTATTGATAATTTAATATTGCACTTGCCACACGAGACGAAACATTTATTCAAG AAACTATGCATCTCGCGGGATTATCGCTATGACCTGGAAGACATCGAGGAATTTCTCGGTCAGCAACTGCTCCTCAACCCTTATCCGGCCTTGCAGATCGTGAAATACCACTCGACGTTGAAGCAAGGCGTGCTGGCAGATATTGTTTACAAATCGTTCATTAAATTAGTTGAAGACGAGCGGATTGAACTCAGTGAAGAGTATTTCGATAAGTTTTTGAATTTCACCGCGAATTTCCGTGTTGAAGACAGTCGAATTAGTGATGTTTGTGAGGCGCTCACGCGACGAATGTCCAGCCTTCCGTcggaaaaaagatacaaaatttaCCTTAGTTTCGTGGCCCGCTCGACTCGAAAACTCTTTCACGCATACAATACAGTGGCTTCCAAGGAGTCTCCACTAACATCCAAAGCAGCTATTCTTTCCCAGACAATACACAAAAAGGAGCATTTCATCGCGAACCTaatcaatggaacaaaagcgTCCCCCGCATTGCTGGACAGTGCTTGCGCCCAGCTCATAACAGTAATCAAAATAGTTCGACAGCTTAGCACCCCCAACCAGTCCTGCAAACAGAACTATCTCATCTCTGATACCACACTGGAGAAAATGCTTCCACCTAACGATCCCTCGCTACTCCTCCATGTTCTCTACTATGATTTCCATCGAATGGAAAATATACTCGACATGCTCAGGAAATACGTAAGATACGAGCTTCCGCTAAACGCAGTATCTTCAACACAATCTTTCTTGGAACTAATGCTCAAACACACAAAGTTTACTTCGATGAACTTCGAATCAGCACGTAATTATGTTGAAAAAAACCAAACCTGCTACAATAAAATGCTGAACGTGAACAGTCCAAATGCCGAGCTGCACGTACTTGTCGCGTACCACGCGCTTTCGATAATCTGTGATATATATTTTAAGACCAAAAAAGACTTGATCTACAGTAAAACAATTGATGAACATTTGTCGTCCTTCGCGAAAACAATTCGATCAATAGAAAACTGCAATATGCTCTCAAAACTTCTGCAGAACGTTTTCCTGTTGCTGTTTCTACGATGGGAAAGTGTCTCAGAACTAAGGGGCTCCGAGGAACCAATCGAGGATCCAGCATTCGATGCCTCTAGAGACTCGACCCGTATTGGATTTGTATGCAATAAGCACATGTTGGAAAAAATTCTCAACATTATCCGCAGTGCAATCAACGAACGCCTCTCGAATCCCGAAATGGACGAACCATCGAGTGAATCCCTCCTCACCCTCAGGCAGGCTATAGACGATGCACATTGGCGAATGGATTTCCTGCAGAAAAACAAATCCGGATTCCCCGCAGAAATACCAGCTAGGATAGCTCCACATATCGTACCGTCTCTATTTGTATTCCACGAGGAATTATTGGAACAACGGACCAGTGACGATGAACCAAATGAGGAATTGAATGCAGCGAGTACGTTACCACGGAAGAAACCGAAATTGAGGAGAAGACGGAATAGTATGCCACCGAAAGCAACGAGTGAAGGCTATGGGTTGACCGCGAGTGGAAGTAAGGACTCTGGTAGTGGCAGGATACCGGATGATAGGGGATTTATCGCTCGAATGTTGGCGAGTCCTGCTGATTTGGCAAAGGCTGCGCTAGGACGAGAAGATATTGAACTGGCGAAAACTATTATTGAG aaatttaatttaaaggaTGCGAGCTTGGAGCGCGATATATCATTTCTACAAAATATGCGCTATATAAAATCACAATTGCAAAAGGCCATTGCACGCTACGAAGAACaagaaacctttttaaaatcaaaatcaacCATTGAACATATAAAGAAAGTAGCTGCCATTGGCTTCGAAACTTCTCGAATAACGAATATTATCgaggaattctctcatgccaaTCACATAGTACCTGCACCTGAAAGCTCAGCCATAATTGAGAAATATAGCTCAGCATTTCCATTTCTTCGCCAGTATCAAGACGATAAGCTACAAATATGTATCATTCTAGATTTAATTCTCCAATTGAATATGAATCACGAGCTCAGTAGCAACCTCTGGAACATGTCAAATAGGTTGTATGCATCAGAAGATCTCTTTGATGAGTTCTGTAGCCAACAAGAAGTATACCGCGGGGTTGGCGCCTTACACTTCTTCAACAACATAGTTCAGTGTCAGCATCTATTCAAGTCGGTTTGCAAGGAAAATTTGGGTGTTAAACAAATGTTAAGGGAAACATTTTTCACGCTAAGGAGCAATTGTCTTAAATCGGAACTCGAAAAGGAGaacgttttcaaaaatttatttaaaaaatctgtGACTGATGTTAACTCATTTGCGAGTCTGAAGGCTGTGAgcaaaaatttcgaagaaataaAGGCCAAAACAAACTATTTCACACGATTTTCACGATATATAGCAAACACAACGAAGTTACTGGAAATCGTGAACACGGAGTACTCTCAAGGAACCATATCTCAAATTCTGAGTACAAACATGAGACGAATTATTGGGGAGATTCTGTTCGAACAACATGTGGCACCAGCAGATATCGAGGCGCTCGTCTTTGCAATAAACTTGAATTTAATTCACACAATCGCATTGAACGTTTGTCCCGTGGTCGATCATAATATTCGGAATGCTTCGGAGAAACCAAAAATGTATGAATACAAGGAGGATCCAATATGCGCATACGTTTCCAAATATAACATTTTACTGTCCTATATTCTACAACAGATATCTGGTAATAATAACGCCAATCCTCTTATTGAATCAACCTACTTCGAGCGTGCAATGAAACTGCCAGAAATTAGAGCCTTCGCGAACATTTATAACAATAATTTAGCCACGGCAGCTCTTCTGTTCGATCATTTGGATGCAGAGCAATTAGGAAGGCCAGATTGCCAAAATGAGATCATACCAATCTTCAAAGTAGCCCAAGATAAGTTTCACAAATGCACAGCACTTACTTCTTTGAAGGATGAAGCAATTAAGTTACAAGTCCAGAATGATATAAACGAAATCAAGCTCACAGAGAATATTAGCGACTTAAATGTACGCATCGACATCATACTGAAGAACATAGTGAAAATTCAGGACTCTGATCTAGCTGTCAGTTTGATAAAGAACATTTTGCTGGATGATTGCATCAATGACGTTGATCTCGACAAAAGAAATCTTCTGGAGCGTTATCTTAaagatattcatattttttcagaaGTTGCAGAAGATTTTCTCTTCCGCACATGGAGTGGTGCTTACATGTTTGGCGAAGGGTCTCCGCAGTTGATTATGAAAAAATTAATAGAACTGAAAAAATACGAGCTATGTTGCGAATGGTGGGAACTGCATAATAACACGAAAAGTCTGTTACTGAAGTCATTCTATGATGTATTCTTCCAAAGCCTGAAACTAACCCAACAGCAATTGAATCCGCACCTGGTCAAGATTATTGAGAGTTTTCCCGCTGAAGATGTTGTGACGTTTTTTGAGATGTATATTGAGAAGTTCAAAAACCTTCCAGTTCTGCAATATGCTGTAGACTTCCTAGTTGAACACGGTACGACTGATGGCAATAATGAGGATGATGGCACAAAACAAATTGATTCGCGTATattgaaatatcaaaactaTAGAGTGTCGGTTGGTATTTTCAATTATATGACACCTGACGAATGCGAACAAAACTGGAACCTACTAAGTCGACCGTTACTTATGATCGAACAGTTGGTGATGAATTCTAGGTTCGAGATACTCTCAAAAATACTGACGAGCGTACGGCCTCTGCTAGAGGAGCTAACAAGTTGCAAGTACTGCAGTAACCACTCAGACATGATTTATGAAATTCCGATGAACAGTAGTATAACGCTCGGCAATCCCAAAAACTCCGCCTTCATCCTCCTAAACTTCAATTTATACCAAAGTGATCATGCCATAACCGCATCCTGCATTGATACACTTCTACAGATATACGCTACGAAAGCACTCGATTATCGAATCAACGAAACGCCATCATCGAATGATCCTGCTTCCTTGTCTACTGAAATGGCAAGTTTAGACTCCTTGTGTGGAGCGTTTGTTATGCCAAAAGAGGCTCCAACAAAAGATAATTGGATCAAAGACGAAGACTCGATGCAATGTATGTGCTGTAAACGTGCAATATTCACTATGTTAACACGTCGTCATCATTGTCGTCGATGTGGTCGAGTTGTTTGTCATTCGTGCTCCACTAATCGCTTGAAGATTCAGAATCTTTATGAAGATATTCCTGTACGAGTCTGTAACGATTGTTTCAAACAGACACAGGCTATGGAGGCAAAGTCAACGGAAAGAGCCACTACAAGTAACACGAATACAGAagttgaaaagaagaaaaaatcaaaagaaaatgaTTGGCAGCTAAGCGGAAATCTAACGCATGATAAATTGTTGAGAGAAGAGTTTTCCTATGAGTATGCGCCAAGCACGCATTTATGCTTGTCGATTTTGTCATTTCATTCGAATAATGCTGAATATGTGAATCTGTTGCTGCATCATTGTCGGAAATTCGAGAAGTTATTGCGGCCGTTACGTCTTGGATATCCAAATCCTGAAATTGATTATGCCCTGGTGGCGAAGATGTTGAACTCTTTGGCGCTAGCTGCAAAG GTCCGTGGTGGCCCTCCAGAATGTGACACAATACGTGTTcattcggaaataataatatccGTTGTGCAAAATGGATGTGAAGCATTACTTCCCGTTGAACCTCTAAGCCAACTAAGCCTTCGTAAATTGGGCGATTCAATGGTCTTGGCTGAAAAGTGGCATTTGGCTCTCGACATCTACCTTAAATGTGGTCATTCGACAGCTGGTGTGATGGCAGCTTATGGCTTAGCATGTTTACGTGCTGGCCGATATGAAACAG CTCGCGAACAACTTTTCCATTGCATGACTCGACACTGCAAGCCACGGGACATATCAGACATTCTGAAATTTATAACTACCGAACATGAATTAGATTTGCATAGTGAAATTGACATTCCGACAATAAAAAGACCGAATCGTAGTCCACCGCTTTTAGATGAAATCATCAAAGTCATCGAATCAACTTCTAAACAAGCACATGTACCTGAAACATTGGCTCGAGCCGATAGCATAC AGCCTGCGATGAATATCATTAACACTATATCTAATTTGAAGCAAATCTCTCAAGGAAATTACTGTGATAAATCTTCTAGAAAATTAGATAATCAAGCCAGTGTGCTGAGGAGAACCCAAGTGTTCGAGGAGTGTCTTTTCTACTTACTTTCATATGGGGCGCATGTGGACATTGTTAACTTCCTTATCAAACACGATCAAACCATGTGCGCTCTGCGTTATTTTATACTGCAAAATTTAGAAAATGAGATATTCATAAAAAGTATTTATGTAAGACACTTGAAGCGGGGTCGTGTTGATAACTTAATCCGGCAAATGATAGCTATTGACCCGCagctatcgatatggaaggaTGCAATCATACAAACTTGTCGATACTTGGAAACTAAAAATCTCCTAAACTCTCTATATCATTTGCAAATTCTCCTTAATGATCCCATACGAGCGAGCATGACATGCGTAAAATTCTATTCAATGAATTGCACCAACTTTCGTGAATTGCAAAACAATTCATTTCACCTGATAAACGCCCAGAAACATTTACAATCGGAATTGGAGATGTGCCAATGGGAAAATATCAATTTGAATAAGAGGAGACCGATCAAAGAGCCTTCGTTCCTCATGCAAATGGATGCGAAAACGTTAAATTGCCACATAAACACGATCTTGAGGCAAATGGAAGTTACAAAATTTCTTGCCAAAGCTGAACAGGATGAGAAGAGTAGACGATCAACAAGACAGATTTTGAGACag ATTGGAGTAGAAACAACCACGGTGCCAACTTTATTCGACTCACTTCAGGAGCGAATCCAAATATGTATTCTGGTGCTTTTATGCGGAAACAATATTGAGGAAGGGTTTGGGCTTGCCTATCG AATTATCCAAGACTATAATCTTCCATCAGCTAAAATCTATGCTACTTCAGCAAAATACCTCGCCAGCAACAATCGTCTAAATGACGTCAAAAGCCTCATCAGTTGCATCAAAAGCAACAACGGGACAGATCAGACTGAATACGACAAAATTATCTCGTTATGCATTCACGCAGCTAACAACACCCACTTGCCTGAGGTCCGATCTGTTCTCGATGATTTAATTAAAATGATTTCTGATGTGAGCACAAAGATATCGTGTCACATTTATGTAGGACAGTTGAAGTCGGCGTATTTGCTGGCGGTGCAGCATGATCGACTGAATGACATTATGAAGATTCTGAGCCAAGCTGAAGCTACCAATCAAATTCATATTGTCCGTTTGTGTGAGAAGAAATTGAATATAAATCAAAGATAG